In one window of Escherichia coli DSM 30083 = JCM 1649 = ATCC 11775 DNA:
- the mdtL gene encoding multidrug efflux MFS transporter MdtL has translation MSRFLICSFALVLLYPAGIDMYLVGLPRIAADLNASEAQLHIAFSVYLAGMAAAMLFAGKVADRSGRKPVAIPGAALFIIASVFCSLAETSALFLAGRFLQGLGAGCCYVVAFAILRDTLDDRRRAKVLSLLNGITCIIPVLAPVLGHLIMLKFPWQSLFWTMATMGIALLMLSLFILKETRPAAPTTSDKPRENSESLLNRFFLSRVVITTLSVSVILTFVNTSPVLLMEIMGFERGEYATIMALTAGVSMTVSFSTPFALGIFKPRTLMITSQVLFLAAGITLAVSPSHAVSLFGITLICAGFSVGFGVAMSQALGPFSLRAGVASSTLGIAQVCGSSLWIWLAAVVGIGAWNMLIGILIACSIVSLLLIMFVAPGRPVAAHEEIHHHA, from the coding sequence ATGTCCCGCTTTTTGATTTGTAGTTTTGCCCTGGTTTTACTTTATCCCGCAGGGATTGATATGTACCTCGTTGGTTTACCGCGCATCGCCGCCGATCTCAATGCCAGCGAAGCGCAGTTGCATATTGCGTTCTCCGTTTATCTGGCGGGGATGGCGGCTGCGATGTTATTTGCCGGTAAAGTGGCCGATCGTTCAGGGAGAAAGCCTGTCGCCATACCCGGCGCGGCGCTATTTATTATCGCCTCGGTGTTCTGTTCACTGGCTGAAACCAGCGCGTTATTTCTTGCAGGGCGATTTCTACAGGGACTGGGCGCGGGCTGTTGTTACGTAGTGGCGTTCGCCATTTTGCGCGACACGCTGGATGATCGACGTCGGGCTAAAGTGCTGTCGTTACTCAACGGCATTACCTGCATCATTCCGGTGTTAGCGCCGGTGCTCGGACACCTGATTATGCTTAAATTCCCTTGGCAGAGTCTGTTCTGGACGATGGCAACGATGGGCATCGCGTTACTGATGTTGTCTTTGTTTATTTTAAAAGAAACGCGCCCTGCGGCCCCCACAACTTCGGACAAACCACGAGAAAATAGCGAGTCACTGCTTAATCGGTTTTTCCTCAGCCGTGTTGTTATCACCACCCTCAGCGTTTCGGTGATCCTCACCTTCGTCAACACGTCGCCAGTATTGCTGATGGAAATCATGGGTTTTGAGCGCGGAGAATACGCCACCATTATGGCGTTGACCGCTGGCGTCAGCATGACCGTTTCATTCTCCACGCCGTTTGCGCTGGGAATTTTTAAGCCACGTACGTTGATGATCACCTCACAGGTGTTATTCCTGGCGGCGGGGATCACCCTTGCCGTTTCACCTTCCCATGCGGTTTCGCTGTTTGGTATCACGCTGATTTGCGCCGGTTTCTCGGTAGGTTTTGGTGTGGCGATGAGTCAGGCGTTAGGGCCGTTTTCATTACGCGCGGGCGTAGCCAGCTCGACCTTAGGTATTGCGCAAGTTTGCGGTTCGTCACTGTGGATTTGGCTGGCGGCGGTGGTTGGTATCGGCGCATGGAATATGCTGATCGGGATTCTGATTGCCTGTAGCATAGTGAGCCTGTTGCTGATTATGTTCGTCGCGCCTGGACGCCCCGTTGCCGCTCATGAAGAAATCCATCACCACGCTTGA